The segment CAGCTGGTGGCCAGCGTGGGCCTCTCCCTGATCGCCAGCATCGCCCTGCTGCAGGCGCGGGCCGACCAGACCTCGGCCAGCGAGTTCGTGGCCTATATCACTGCCCTGCTGCTGCTGATCTCGCGCCTGCGCCACCTCAGCGACCTGGCCACCCCCATCAGCAATGCCACGGTGCTGGCGCGCGGCTGCCTGGAGCTGCTGAACCTGCCGGCCGAGTCCGACAGCGGCCGCGCCGCCCCCCACCTGCCGGTGCAGGGCGAGCTGCGCCTGGAAGGCGTGCGCCTGCAATACCCCGGGGCCGAGCGCCCGGCCCTGGATGGCCTGGACCTGCACATCCCGGCGGGCCAGACCACGGCCCTGGTCGGCGCCTCGGGCGCGGGCAAGAGCTCGGTGATCCACCTGCTGCTGGGCTTTGCCCAGCCGGACGGCGGCCGCATCCTGCTGGACGGGCAGGACATCACCGCGCTGCGCAAGGCCGATCTGCGGCGCCAGTTCGCCGTGGTCTCGCAGGACATCGTGCTCTTTGATGCCTCGGTGGCCGAGAACGTGGCCTATGCCCAGCCCCTGGATGCCGCGCGGCTGGAACAGGCCCTGCGCGCCGCCCACCTCTGGGACTTTGTGCAAGGCCTGCCCCAGGGCGTGGACAGCAATGTGGGCGCCAATGGCAGCAAGCTCAGCGGCGGCCAGCGCCAGCGCCTGGCCATCGCCCGCGCGCTCTACAAGGACGCGCCCATCTGGGTCTTCGACGAAGCCACCTCGGCCCTGGACACCGAGAGCGAGCGCGCCGTGCAGCAGGCCCTGGAGCAGTGGCAGGGCAAGAAGACCCTGATCCTGATCGCGCACCGCCTCTCCACCGTGCGCGGGGCCGATGCCATCCATGTGCTGGCCCAGGGCCGGGTGCTGGAGTCGGGCGACCACGGCACGCTGATGCGCCGCGACGGCGCCTACGCCGCCATGGTCCAGGCCCAGCTGGGCGACTGAGCCATGCCGGCGCGCGCGGCTCAGCTCCCGCGCCGCCGCTGGCTGCACCTGGCCGCCCTGCTGCTGTCGCCCTGGCTGTCGCCCCGGGGTCTGCAGGCCCAGACGGCAACCCTGGAGCTCAATCAGGCCGACCGGGCCGAGCTCGAATCCCTGCCCGGCATCGGTCCGCAGCTGGCCGAGCGACTGCTGGCCGAGCGCGCCCGCGCCCCCTTCGCCCACTGGCCTGAGCTGCTGCGCCGCGTGCGCGGCCTGGGCCCGCGCCTGGCGCGGCGGCTTTCCGGCGCCGGGCTGCGGGTGAACGGGCAGGCGTATGCCGACACCGAAGCGCCCCCCGAGGCGGACGCGGCTTCTTTGTCAGCCCCGACACAAACTCGCTAAACCGCTGACAAGGCGGGCCACTCCAATGCAGGCATGGCGGGGCGATGTCCGCCCGCCACCCACACCCAGGAGTTACCCCATGCGCGCCATTCAGCCCCCCTGCACGAGGACCATCACGAAGGACTGGCCCAGGACCTGCCCGCCCTGCTGCGCCTGCAGCAGCGCCGCCGCGCGCTGGGCTGGCTGGCCGGTGCCGGCAGCCTGGCCCTGCTGGGCTGTGGCGGCGGCGGGGGTGACGAGGGCAGCAGCAGCGCATCCTCCAGCAGCAGTTCGGGCAGCAGCTCCAGCGGCAGTTCGGGTAGCAGCAGCTCGGGCAGCAGCACCAGCGGTGGCACCAGCACCAGCAGCTGCTCGGTGATCCCCGAGGAGACCGCCGGCCCCTACCCCGGCGACGGTTCCAACAGCAACGGCAGCGGCGTGAGCAATGCCCTGGCCCTGGCCGGCATCGTGCGCAGCGACATCCGCTCCAGCGTGGCCGGCGTCAGCGGCACAGCCGAGGGCGTGCCCCTGAGCCTGAGCATCCGCCTGCTCAACACCAATGGCAGCTGCGCCACTCTGGCCGGCTATGCCATCTACCTCTGGCACTGCACCCGCGACGGTCTCTACTCGCTCTACTCCAGCGGCATCACCCAGCAGAACTATCTGCGGGGCGTGCAGGAGACCAATAGCGAGGGCATCGCCACCTTCGCCACCATCTTCCCGGGCTGCTATGCCGGCCGCATGCCGCATATGCACTTCGAGGTCTACCGCAGCCTGGCCAGCGCCAGCAGCTACACGAGCAAGCTGCGTACCTCGCAGATCGCCTTCCCCACCGAGGTCTGCAACACCGTGTATGCCGGCGCCACCGGCTACAGCGAGAGCGCGCGCAACTTCGGCCAGATCAGCTTCTCCAGCGACAACGTCTTCAGCGACGGCGTCACCCTGCAGATGGCCAGCGTCAGCGGCAGCATCGCGGCGGGCTACACGGCCAGCCTGAACGTGGCCATCGCCGCCTGAGCCGCCCTGCCATGACCGAGCTCACGCCTGGTGTATCGTGCGCCGAGCCGGATGGGCTCGAGACACAGCAGGAGACCTCGATGAGCAAGGGCGGCCCGGGCGCGCTGCGCTGCCTGGTGGTGGATGACGATGCCGAGATCCGGCATGCGCTGCAGGACTATCTGCAGAGCTTTGCCATGCAGGTCACGGCCGCGGCCGATGGTGTGGAAATGCGCCGCCTGCTGGGCAGCCGCGAGTTCGACCTGGTGATCCTGGACCTGATGCTGCCCGGCGAAGACGGCCTGTCCCTGTGCCGCTGGCTGCGCCAGCAGCACCACGAGACGGCCATCATCATGCTCACGGCCCAGGGCGACCCGGTCAGCCGCATCGTGGGCCTGGAGATGGGCGCCGACGACTACCTGGCCAAGCCCTTCGAGCCCCGCGAGCTGGTGGCACGCATCCACGCCATCCGCCGCCGCCTGGGCCGGGGCGAGGAGGCCGCCAGCAGCGCCCGGCGCGAGTTCCGCTTCGAGGGCTGGCGCTTCGACCGCCTGCTGCGCCAGCTGGTCTCGCCCGAGGGCGTGGTGGTGGCCCTGTCCAGCGCCGAGTTCCGCCTGCTGCTGGCCTTTGCCGAGCGCCCGGGCCGGGTGCTCAGCCGCGAGCAGCTGATCGAGCTGACCCGGGCCCCGGGCGTGGAGGTGAACGACCGCAGCATCGACCTGGGCGTCTCCCGCCTGCGCCAGAAGCTGGGCGATGCGCCGCCACGCCTGATCCGCACCATGCGGGGCGAGGGCTATCTCTTCGATGTCCAGATCAGCTGAGGCCCGCGACATGGGCTGGTTCACCGACACCCTGGCCAAACGCCTGTTCCTGCTGATGTGGGCCGCGCTCGTGGGCAGCCATCTGCTGGCCTATGCCGCCGTGCACCTGGTGCAGTTCGGCCCCAATGCGCCAGGTCGCCTGCCCACCCTGCCCTCGCTGCCGCCCACCCCGGGCCTGGGCGAACGCCCCCTGCATGAACGCCTGCAGCCGCCACCCCGGCGCCCGCCCGCCCCCCAAGCTCCGCAGGCGGAGGACGCGGCCCTGGGTGAGGACGCCGCCGCCCTGCCCCCACCGCGAGGCCCCGGCGGCGAAGCCCCCCATCACGGCCCCCGCCCCGGGCCGCGCCTGCCCGCGGGCGTGCTGCTGCTGGACTATGGCGTGCGCCTGCTGGTGATCGCCCTGGCCGCCTGGTGGGGCTCGCGCTGGCTGGCGCGCCCCATGCGCGAGCTGGTGCAGGCCTCGGAGCAGCTCTCGGGCGCGCTGGAAGGCCCGACCCGGCCCCAGGCCCTGGACGAGCAGCGCGGCACGCGCGAGGTGCGCGAGGCGGCCCGGGTCTTCAATGGCATGGCGCAGCGCCTGCGTCGCCAGTTCAGCGAGCGCGGCCTGATGGTGGCCGCCATCTCCCACGATCTGCGCACCCCGCTGACCCGGCTGCGCATGCGCCTGGAAACCCTGGACGCCCCGGCCGAGCAGCGCGAGCGCGCCGCGGCCGATATCCGCGAGATGAATGCCCTGATCGATCAGACCCTGAGCCTGTTCCGCGGCGCGGGTGACGAGGCCCTACAGGACACCGATGTCGCCGCCCTGGTCCAGGCCCTGGCCGACGACCTGGCCGAGCAGGGCCAGCCGGTGCAGGCTGATCTGGGGGCCTCACCCGAGGCAGCGGCCGTGGCGCGGGTCCAGCCCCAGGCGCTGCGACGGGTGCTGGACAATCTGCTGGGCAATGCCCTGCGCTACGGTGCCGGCCCCATCCGCCTGGGCCTGGCGCGCGAGCCGGGCACCCTGCTGCTGCGGGTGGACGATGCCGGCCCCGGCATCCCCGCCGATCAGCTGGAGGCGGTGTTCCAGCCCTTCTTCCGCCTGGAAGCCTCGCGCAACCGCGAGACCGGAGGCAGCGGTCTGGGGCTCTACATCGCCCGCGACCTGGTACAGCGCATGGGCGGCAGCCTGCGCCTGCTCAACCGGCCCGAAGGCGGTTTGCGCGCCGAGCTGCGGCTGCCCCTGCTGCCGCCCCACTGAGCGGCGACCGGGTGGCTCAGGCCGCCACCGGCTCCGCAAAGCCGGCACGCCGGCGCCGCATCACGGCCGGGTCCACGCTGGGCGGCTGGGCCGGCCAGCCGAAGAAGCGCTGCACCTCGGCGCGGCGCGCCAAGGTGTCGGCCATGCCCAGCATGATCAGGTCGCCCGTGAACGACGGCTCGAAAAGCAGATAGCTGGTCAGGGCCGAGCCGCTGGCCTGCTTGCCCTCGCCCGCCACACCCACGCTGCGCAGCAGGGCTCGGATGCTGGGCGGCAGGCTGCCCTGGTGCTCGGCCGCCATATCGTCCAGGCGCCGGCTGGGCGCGATCACCAGCACGTCCACCGGCCGCAACGCGGTATTGCGCCGCGCCTCGGGCGGCAGCAGGGACAGGGTGTGGTTGATGCGCTGCAGGCGCTCCACATCCACCGCCAGCGCGTCCAGGAAGATATTGGACAGGGCATGGCCGGCGATCTGGGCCATGCTGGGGTGGCCCTCGTTGAGCACCTGGCGATGACCGGGCGGCTCATGCATGCGGCCGGCACCGATCACCAGCACCCGCTCGGCCCCCAGGTGCACGGCGGGCGAGACGGGGGCGCTCTGGCGCATGGACCCATCGCCGAACCACTCGGCCTGGCCGTCCAGCTCGATCTCCTCGGCCGGGAAGATGAAGGGAATGGCCGAGGAGGCCATCAGGTGCGAGAGCGTGAGCTGGGTGCGCACCGACAGGCGCTGCGAGCGCTGCCAGGGCGTGATGGGCGCATGGGTCTGGTAGAAGGTGACGTGCTGGCCGGTGGTGTAGCTGGAGCC is part of the Shinella sp. XGS7 genome and harbors:
- a CDS encoding ABC transporter ATP-binding protein, yielding MTPQIHSRVDESALRRLLSFVKPYRLGVALTLLAYLAAAATEPLIPELLKRVFKPGFEQETFSIWWVPATLIGLYVVRGLTSFAGQYLLNWTVLRSVTDLRQALVNALLRADASVYTSLQPGMAVTKVINDPQQSLSLLGHTLSTLLRDGLPALAMLGYLFILNWKLTLMSMVTLPAMAFVVKKVNQRVRKMGTLSYDAQMNLAAKVDDVTRAWRVVRSFDAAGYERERFAEIAMDVRRNSLKQAAAGALNQPLSQLVASVGLSLIASIALLQARADQTSASEFVAYITALLLLISRLRHLSDLATPISNATVLARGCLELLNLPAESDSGRAAPHLPVQGELRLEGVRLQYPGAERPALDGLDLHIPAGQTTALVGASGAGKSSVIHLLLGFAQPDGGRILLDGQDITALRKADLRRQFAVVSQDIVLFDASVAENVAYAQPLDAARLEQALRAAHLWDFVQGLPQGVDSNVGANGSKLSGGQRQRLAIARALYKDAPIWVFDEATSALDTESERAVQQALEQWQGKKTLILIAHRLSTVRGADAIHVLAQGRVLESGDHGTLMRRDGAYAAMVQAQLGD
- a CDS encoding helix-hairpin-helix domain-containing protein, which encodes MPARAAQLPRRRWLHLAALLLSPWLSPRGLQAQTATLELNQADRAELESLPGIGPQLAERLLAERARAPFAHWPELLRRVRGLGPRLARRLSGAGLRVNGQAYADTEAPPEADAASLSAPTQTR
- a CDS encoding response regulator, with translation MSKGGPGALRCLVVDDDAEIRHALQDYLQSFAMQVTAAADGVEMRRLLGSREFDLVILDLMLPGEDGLSLCRWLRQQHHETAIIMLTAQGDPVSRIVGLEMGADDYLAKPFEPRELVARIHAIRRRLGRGEEAASSARREFRFEGWRFDRLLRQLVSPEGVVVALSSAEFRLLLAFAERPGRVLSREQLIELTRAPGVEVNDRSIDLGVSRLRQKLGDAPPRLIRTMRGEGYLFDVQIS
- a CDS encoding ATP-binding protein encodes the protein MSRSAEARDMGWFTDTLAKRLFLLMWAALVGSHLLAYAAVHLVQFGPNAPGRLPTLPSLPPTPGLGERPLHERLQPPPRRPPAPQAPQAEDAALGEDAAALPPPRGPGGEAPHHGPRPGPRLPAGVLLLDYGVRLLVIALAAWWGSRWLARPMRELVQASEQLSGALEGPTRPQALDEQRGTREVREAARVFNGMAQRLRRQFSERGLMVAAISHDLRTPLTRLRMRLETLDAPAEQRERAAADIREMNALIDQTLSLFRGAGDEALQDTDVAALVQALADDLAEQGQPVQADLGASPEAAAVARVQPQALRRVLDNLLGNALRYGAGPIRLGLAREPGTLLLRVDDAGPGIPADQLEAVFQPFFRLEASRNRETGGSGLGLYIARDLVQRMGGSLRLLNRPEGGLRAELRLPLLPPH
- a CDS encoding patatin-like phospholipase family protein; this translates as MQLVPSPSSAVPGATGLILTGGGARAAYQVGVLAALAQLRRDAGMAGPGAQNPFPIIAGTSAGAINAATLASYADDFDAAVDGLMHIWQNIHVDQVYAADSLGVIRTGARWMTMMSLGWALARWRRSRPRSLLDNEPLRGLLSQWVRLERLDKMLGEGHLHALAISGSSYTTGQHVTFYQTHAPITPWQRSQRLSVRTQLTLSHLMASSAIPFIFPAEEIELDGQAEWFGDGSMRQSAPVSPAVHLGAERVLVIGAGRMHEPPGHRQVLNEGHPSMAQIAGHALSNIFLDALAVDVERLQRINHTLSLLPPEARRNTALRPVDVLVIAPSRRLDDMAAEHQGSLPPSIRALLRSVGVAGEGKQASGSALTSYLLFEPSFTGDLIMLGMADTLARRAEVQRFFGWPAQPPSVDPAVMRRRRAGFAEPVAA